The Aptenodytes patagonicus chromosome 10, bAptPat1.pri.cur, whole genome shotgun sequence genomic sequence CCATCAATTGCTTcttggacttcaggagaaaaTTTCATGCCTGTTCTTAACCTAAAATCTCGATGACTGCTGACATTGTCAAGAGTGTCAGTGATTTTCATATCATATTTTTTGGCAGAGGCTGTATTCAAAAAATAGGTAGAGTTCTTGTAGAAGTCGGCTGGGTCCATACAAGGAttctctgcttttgcctttttgcaGTTGCACAGTTTTTGCCGAGGAGAATTATTTTCTGGACGCTTCATGAACAGGTAGGCTGGGAGTCTTTCAAGGAAAACCCGCTTTACCCAAGGGGGCATAGTGTGAGTACTTGGAGATCTATGGTGGACATTGAGTACACAGACACTGGTAACTATTGAGAAGGTCACTAGTACCATTGTAAACATGAGATACTTCCCAATCAGTGGAACATCTAGAGATGTTGGAGGGACAATTTTGGAGATCAACAGCAAGAACACAGTCAAGGCAAGCAACACAGATATGCATAAGGTCATTTTTTCACCACAGTCTGAAGGCAAGTAGAACACCAGGATGGCTAAGGATGTAATTAGCACACAGGGAATGATAAGATTGATGGTATAAAAAAGAGGTTTCCTTTTAATAATGAAGTCATATGTCACATCGACATAATTGGGGTCCAAAGGATTTACAGTCCTTCTTCCTGGGAGTGCTACAATGTCCCATTCTCCACTTGGCGTGAAGTCGTCCATGCTTGCCATGGAAGTTTTAAGCACCATATCAATTTCTGTATGATCATATGTCCAAGACCGGAACTTTAATGTGCAGTTTTGTTGATCAAATGGAAAATGCTTAACTTCAATCTTGCAGGCGCTCTTGTAGATGGCTGGTGGCAACCAGCGAATGCTTCCATTATTCTTTACAATTGCATTTGTATATAGCGAAACTTCGTACGTGCCATCCGCGCTAAtgaaacaagaggaaagaaaaaggagagaacacAATAAAACATTAAGAGGAAAAACATAGTTTAAAACAGAAGAGCTCTGACATTCTTGGTCTTCTGGGCCTCAGTTGTTTCTAGAATCAAAGTTTAGtaatgttttgattttgaaatcTATGTTGTAGGGAGCGATAACTTGATAGGGAGATTAATGTATGCATTTCTCCCAGTCAGAGAATTGACATTTGGTCCAATacttagaaaaattattttataaagttattattaaataataaatatgcatCTCTGTTTCATCCAAAGAACTCAAAGTATTTTGTAAATGTTTGTTAAAGTAATTAAGGCTTACTACATCTCTGAAGGCTGAGTGAAAATGAGATCATCCAACATGAAAATGGAGATACCTTTGATCTGGAACACAGCCACTGCTAAGAGCACACAGCAACACTCCTAAATGACTTGGACGAGGAAATAAGGAGGAGCAGTGTTAGTTAGAAATGCAGGGAGAGTGTGTGCAGAGGAAATGTAATTATATGGTTTATAATTTATTGTGTCACTCCAGTTAATGTTTACTTATTACAAAACCAGAACAGACAAGCCACAGTGTTCTTAGTGCCCACAAATAATCTTGGCTTTGTATCTCCTCCAACTGCCGAAATTCCTCCAGGAGAGTCTTCTATGTTATGATGGGCCCTTTGATTCAGGGAGAAGGTCAACAAGAACAAGATTTGACCAGGCAGAGTACATCCTAATCCACTGGCTGAATTATTTTGTGACTAATACAATAGTTTTAAGCATTTCTCAAATCTGATTTCCAGTAGTAGGATTCCAGGGACTTAACTCAAGTTATATATAACTTCCTAGGTCTCCCATCTGTATGTGTTCATAAACCGTCATGTGTTCATGAATTCATTGGTTTTCAAAGTATCATGAAAGTATATTATaagttttgattatttttttcccccaaagactTGATATCATCCACTTCAAGGCTTTGCTAGAGAcctaaaaacaacaacaaaaaaaccctcaaaacaaaATTGGCAGTTAGCTATTTGTTTGAAAGAACTGAAGTATGGTCTACCaccaagcttttatttttctcagtattgTAAAGCAACAGAGTCAAATGTTGACAGATTTATTATGTATTCttataattgattttttaatgctttatgaAAATagaacataatttattttttaaaattaatattaactcATGGAGTTCTGGTACATGTGAACTTTGTAACAGATTTATGTCCTGGAGTCTGTGGtggaagggggggtggggagaagaagTAGGAGACAAAAATGTAGCTCAGAACCTAAGATGTCTGATAGAATTCCAGATGTTTTGTCTTCTTGCAAACATGACCAGTGTAAGGCTGCTCTTGTACTTAACAATTCATGCTTTCCAGATAGTCTAGTTTGATATAGATCTGTGCCTCAATTGTGAGCCTTGTCGCAGATCCTCTGGTGTTGTAACAGCTTACACTGCAGACATGCTCCAGGTCTGCTGGAATTTCTTTAACCAGAGCCCTGATTCTACTAAAATTATCTTTGAGGCCAGTACCCCAGTCAGATACGCTTGATACTGGCTAAAAGTTACAAAATTCAGTTTTAGAATTTTATCAGACCTACTTCATTGGTTCTGATGCTTGTTTCTTGATACATGGTTAAAATTTTGTTCACTGCCTGCATAAACTGCAGAAGTTTTACTTACTTATTGTAAAGCACAATGTCTGGCAACCAGATGTGTTTTGCAGGTATTCTCAGCTTATTTATTCCTTCATAGTCAGAGGGCTTCCAAGCCAAACGATAATCAATCCACTCCTAAGAGAAGAATTGTACAGTAGTGATGGGAGTATCCAAACCAGCACTAACAAAACAATCACTGTGATGGAGTGAAAGCAGTCGCATTTGTGGTTTGCAAGAGCATGCCTCTGTGGGTTTGGTTACCTGGTTCAGCCAGACGTTTGTAGTCATGATCTGCTCCCGTTCATTctgcagggaaaaagagagagaaaagctgtcCTCTAAAATGTTTCACTTTATTGCAGTAATAAGATTTATTCAGTAGGCTTTTGAGGATATTTCCAACTGCACAGCATGATTTCGTTTAGTGTATTTCAAGGCAGGCATTTCTCTGCTGGTAAGATGGCCAGTCTTGTGCACATACTGATGATAAATAGTAACCCCACAAGTGTAGAGCTCCAAGTGGCTTTTAACAAAGACTGGAGTGAGTGTGGCTATTTGGGAACAATTTCCACCACCCTGCTGAGCTgatttctccccccttcccccccctgtGGATTTGATTTGAAACAGAAGGCATATTTGACCACCAGGAAGGCCTAGATTAACTTGTCTGAGGTTTATGTAAGGTTTACCATGTAAACTCTCAGCTGGCGGGCTCTGCTTTGTGGAAATGCTGTCTCTCTGGACAGCAGTCCAGAAGAGAAATCTCTCTGCAGcagatctgtgtggctggggctTTACTGAAGGGACAAGGTAGGAGGTCAAAGAGTCAGGAGGATTTCTGTGGGAAAACAAGTTAATTCTCTGATCCTGAAGATGCTTGAGATTGTTAGAGCCTATAAGATGCctaattttgctttctgcttgaAGTGAGGATATAGAGGGATAGGGACCGAGCTGTGCCGTTCTTGATCCTTGCCCATTCATCTACTCTGTTTAGGTTGTTGATTGCTGCGGCCTGTGGGAGCAAGACACCCTGCTTTTTATGCCCAGAATCCGCAATCTGGGAGGACACTGTGCTAGTGGTGGCAGTGCACTGTGTGAGGAGGCATGTCTGTGTCCAGGTGGAATTCTCCAGGAGAGAGGGAGCACTTGTCCCAGAGTCATCTGGTATACATGACAGTATATCCTGTATAAATCAGCCTGCACACATGTATGAAAGCTCATCTGTTTGTACAGTTTCCCTTATGTTCCatcagtctctctctcttttcctcttgaaTTTCAGAATATAAATTATATAGGTCTCTTAAAGTTTGGAGCAGTCCAGTCAGTGTCCCATACACAAATTCTGGCAGGGAGGCAGTCATCTGTATCCTCTTTTTCATCcagggagagagcagcagagTTGAAAGTCCTGATTCAGGAAATTATTCCCACTTATGTGCTGGATCTTGTTCCCACTGCAGTTAATGCTAAACCTCTCTTGGCATTGAGGTGTGTATTTGTACCTTGGAAAAACTGTTAAACACATGCTAACCTTGTGAGTGAAAATGTCTTTCGGACCCAGTGAAGTAATTTTTATTGAATATGAGGAGTTGCTTGCATGAGGATTGTTTTAATAGTGTTAAGCTATTCCAGCCAGAactaacatgttttttttctttacaacatTTCACTATTCTT encodes the following:
- the CHRNB4 gene encoding neuronal acetylcholine receptor subunit beta-4; amino-acid sequence: MRNTYTLFLFVVGSFYFNGSTAADAEEKLMNHLLSPDRYNKLIRPAVNSSQLVSIELQVSLAQLISVNEREQIMTTNVWLNQEWIDYRLAWKPSDYEGINKLRIPAKHIWLPDIVLYNNADGTYEVSLYTNAIVKNNGSIRWLPPAIYKSACKIEVKHFPFDQQNCTLKFRSWTYDHTEIDMVLKTSMASMDDFTPSGEWDIVALPGRRTVNPLDPNYVDVTYDFIIKRKPLFYTINLIIPCVLITSLAILVFYLPSDCGEKMTLCISVLLALTVFLLLISKIVPPTSLDVPLIGKYLMFTMVLVTFSIVTSVCVLNVHHRSPSTHTMPPWVKRVFLERLPAYLFMKRPENNSPRQKLCNCKKAKAENPCMDPADFYKNSTYFLNTASAKKYDMKITDTLDNVSSHRDFRLRTGMKFSPEVQEAIDGVSFIAEHMKSDDNDQSVIEDWKYVAMVVDRLFLWIFVLVCVLGTVGLFLQPLFQNHTAAMNP